A window of Benincasa hispida cultivar B227 chromosome 9, ASM972705v1, whole genome shotgun sequence genomic DNA:
ATCAATGAAATGGATACTTGCAGAGATTGGCTTTGGTACAGAGTTCAAAGTCCACGAAATGACTATGTTGTTGTTGCAAATCCATGCCGAAAGTAGATCATTATTTGGTCGAGGGAGAGTTCCATTGATGAATCCAAGTTTGTTCTTGACAGATAATGCGATGATCATAGCACGGTTGCAAGAACCATAGTTTTCCTCTGTGAGAAGCTCTGTAACGAGAACAAGACTCGTATTGTCATAATGATAAAGGTAATATGGATTTAGCTAGGTTTGGGATTGATTGTTTGGAGGAATAGGAAGATTTTGAGAAATTGGAGCAAGAATTTCTGGACTATTGGAGGAATTGGTGTTATAGGAATGACTGGTTCTCTTATATTTTCAGGAAGATCTCTGGTGGCAATGGTGAATGAGATGAAGACGAAATGGAAAAGTGAAAGGTTGAAGATGATAGATTTTAGGTGAATACTTTTTGATAGCTTTATTCATTGGCAAAGCCTAATCACTAAACTTTGATCTGTAATATGTAGTTATTTTTATGGCTCTGTTGTCAAAGTCTGATATCTATTTAAAAGTATAGCATCCGCTTGGCTGATTACACTATTTGTAGTTCTTATTCTTATTGATGATGTAGTCGGATTGTGTTTAACCATATGATCAACTATCAAAAGTATGATATAATAGTGAAGCTCTTGTAGAAAGCTATTGCCAGCTTTTGGTAGAAAGCTCTTGTAGTTGATATCTAGAGTTTATGCTGATGAAAGCtcttctataaatagttttataataaattattgcATTTGAGATCTTTTGTGTAAATAGCTTTTGTACTTGATTTACATTGTCTTTTTTAGAGGTATTAAGAAATAGAGGCAGAAATTTTGGGGCATCAATTATTATGTTCTGGTACTTCATCTTCTGATCTTTACTCCCAACGTGTATGAACAAATGGGAAGTGTCTTTTATGTATAAACTGAACTTAGGATAAAGTTTTAGCTTTGTATTTAACAATGGGAATTCCCTTGTCTTAATGTATTCTCTAACGTGTCATTTCTTAATGAGCAAATATTTCTAAACTCTGCCCACAACTTCCCCTGCATTTTTTTCCCTGATATGATTACTTCTTTTGAAATCTTTAAGCAATATTGTACTTCATCCATGGAAATTAGGTATTTCAAACTCATAAAAGTTTATTTTCTTATCATAAAATTCTTAATTCTTTAGATGGATTTTAGTTCTCATATAACAAGTGGACAAAGCTCATTATATTGGTGTGTTTTCAGACGTCTTCTTTACACTGAATGTATATCGATATTTCCATCGCTAACCTATCGGATCATAAGGTcgaattatttttgaaaaatatatagaagTACCAATGCATGTTAAACTATATTATGAGTAATGTTGTAGCATTTTACCGAACAtttaacaagaaaaagaaacacGCAAAAAGAACACCCGGGATTGTTAATTCAATTCGGTGAATAACACCTACATCTAGAGGCAGGATATCCAAGAAAGATAGAAcactatgtcagttgagctacgcTTTTGTTGGCTACAAGAAAGATAATTTCactaatataaattataagcAATTACAACACAGTACTTATTTGTAATGACGACATAATTATAATGACATCTGTAGAGCTTAACCACTCAACCATTCACCTAGACTCTCCCTAGTTGTGAGACTCTTTCTCGGATACTTAAGCTCCCCTAAGTAATAATATTAGTGAAGAATGTCTCAAACTCCCTTTAAAACAAAGATTCTCTATCAGCAAGACTTAAGTTCTCCTTAAGTTGTGAGACTCCTACTCACTTGTATCTTATCTTTCCTTTTCAAGCAAAGACCACTTCACTTGATTagcttaggctccccttaaacTTGAGAATCTGTTCTCAAGGAGTATACTGATAAACATACAACTAGCTTGGAGTAAGTTTCCAACTTCACAACAAAACAATCTATCATGTGTTCAAAGATAGACAAAACAAACACTTGTGACAGATGATCTTCACAAGATACACGGCTCCCAAAGTCTTTCATACAAGACGGTCAACCCTAAAACCACGACTCAACATTCTTAAATAAGCTTGGCGGATATAGGAAAGAGCAACCATACCTTCCAAAAATTGTTGCacacagaaaagaaaaaaatcttctatataataattttgacccaacaaAACTGAATGCAAAACCATCTTTAATAACATCAGCCAGACTTGAACGAATATTTCCAATACAGCACAAAGTGTAACACTTTTATTCCAAACCAAGTTCATATGAACAGGATATTTCAATTTGTCAATCCTTTTTGTTCGAGCCAAGGCAAGCAGTTTTTCCCAGATCAGAACCGGGAAACTGAACGTGTGATGGGAAACCCCTTTTGCCATTGACTCTTGAAGAAGGCaggtgaattaaaaaaaatgcttttcttcttctcccatTGAAATGTGAATTTCTGCATTTTAATTTCGTTATAGCTAGCTGCCTTTTCCCATTTCCATTTTGGtggcataatttttttatttttttatttttgaagatGAATCAAGCATTGAGGATGTTATATCCAATGGTAGAAGCCTCGCCCAACTTATAgtgtaattttaataaataatatcacTAATTGAACATAACAATTTCAAGAACAGGGTTTCTAATGTAACTAGAACAGGGGAAGGAACATAGGATGCTTTGTAAAGGAATCACCTAACAAGCATGGACGTTTCAGTTTGGTTAACATATTTGTATCTGACATATGTCGGACAATTAAATACTCTACACTTGTTAGATACGTATCGGACACTTGTTAATTCAGTACATGTGTTAGATATTTATTGTACAAATTCAAAATAGAATCAGCATTTGGTAGATACGCATCAAACACTTCTTACATATACCAAGTCAACACGTGtataacaaaaataacaaaatttgagagtcaaatacatcaaactaattttttagGCATAGAAATGAATAAACTCATTGACTTTGAATTTTCTTCTagtttaaaaatgatatatgtttaaaaaaatgtatgtttAATAAATGTCCTTATCGTGTTCATGTCCTAAATTTTCAGAAAATGATGTGTCACCGTATCGATGTCGTATCGTATCAATATCTCGTATCCGTATTCATGCTTCTTAGAAATCACAAGAGAATGTGTCTCGAACACAGCAAAGTTCCTTCCCATATTTGGATACGACTTTTTTTAACTACAGAGAACTAGTGCGAAAGATTTTGGAAATAGTTCCTAGTTGATTAGTTCATAATAAACACATGTCACAGACATGTTTCCCTACCGTGCTTTCCTATGTATAAAAATAGGCTTCAGCTGAATTTGGTATGCTTCCTCtcatcctttctttttcttttctggatGGTACCTACCATGTCAAGATGTCTGATTTTTCGCTCTAGTTGGGTGATTTTTGCTTTCCCTCATCAAGCTTTTAGGTCaagatcttttttcttttttcaaaatttatttcatttttaggtACATTTCGGAGAGCATTTATCTTTGTGCATCCCACTAAATTGTCTTATCATAGTTTGACATGTGGCaaattattcttatttattttttgaagtgAGTGATGAGAAAAGGAAACGTAGAACATGTACCCAAGTATTATCCTAGAAATAAGTATTATCCTAGAAATAATAACTCGTAGTGAACAATCCCACCTATCAAACAAATTACTGCAAATATCCATTTATAATCTAAACTTTtgaggttgtatcaatttaaaccttgaattaacaattgtattaatttaaatttttaaattctgGACTTTAGGGgtcgtatcaatttaaacctcaaataataattatatcaatttaaacctgaattttcataagtgtatcaatttcaCCTTGAACTTTCACAAATATATTACTTAAACCCTTTATTATGTTTCATAAgtatatccaaataaaacataatagaaggtttaagttgatacaattataaaagatcatgatttaaattgatatacttataaaagttcataatttaaattgatacaattattagtttgagatttaaattgatacaatcccaaAGCATTAAATAACTCAAGCTTGTAACTTATAGAACAAATCAGCCCTTTTTTCAATATTGTGGCAATTCAAAGTTTCAAACTACACGACCTATTTGGTGATTACTTTTCTGTTCTGTTTTTTctgtattttaaataaatttcaaatgtgTTTGGTAGCtacttaattttatttagtttagaaaaataaaaataatcaaaatttgttAAGATTATATCATCAAAACTTTAAATTGTGTTCTGGACTCTTTACTCATTGAAATTACATTGATGTTTTCTAATTcatatttggtttttaaactttattttctgtatatataattatgaaagtttagtGAGAGATGATagacaaataaatattttttcaaactttatGTTGCTTTTAGATAAATGTCTAACCTTGTTTTCTGTAAGAATTATAGaggttttatattttaaaaagttttagtAGGTCATCTTAATCATTGTTGATTctttggttaaattataaatttgatcttTGAAAACGTTAGAATTTAGTtcttatagtttataattaaaatctagtccctatgatttgataaaacattcataaatatgTATGAGATTCTATCAATACataaggactaaattctaattttaaaaaccatAAAACTGAATTCTAACTCTTCCAAATCCTAAGATGAAATTTGTAGTCAAAccttattcttttttaaaaaaaaaaaaaaaaatgtttaaaaatgttCCAATAGTTGGCAAGGAAGGGTATATTTTAGGAACCCGAACCTGAtgaattttctatttaattctaTTCCTTCATAAGCGGGATATTTCCTCATCTTCAGTGTTTCATGGGACTGGCACCTTGAAAAACATCCCAACTGGGTCAAGCAACTACGTCTTGGACAACGAGCATTCATACAACTCAAcagaaaggaaagaataattagtgaGTCGATTTACAAGCATCATCAATTTTCGGAACCCAAACAGTTTGCCACAAAAGCCCCTACATTAACACATTTGTTCTCACGTAACCCTTCTCCTTTCTTATCACAGATGTGTGTTATCTCGCTCTTACGACGGGTGGAGCCCTGTAGTAAGCTGCAACGGTCTTGGGGAAAAACATCTGCCTTACTCCTTCAGCCTTGATAATCGGAAAGATAATGGCCGATGCACCCTGCAATAATATATAAATGCTTAGTAACCAATTCTTTTAGGCCGATCGCTAAGTTTTCTAGATCTTAATTGCATAATTTCCCTATCCAATTATAAACAGTTTGgtaaggtttttttttctaattcgaAATTAGATCATCACAAAAAATTGTTCAATTAGATTTCTGGGACTCCAAACAACTAATGATCTGTTTGATTTATGGGAATAAGAGGTTGGAATAGAAAATGATATTCTTTTGTTACAAGTTTTTAACTTTAGGAAAGAAAATTTCTTATTCTAAAGTATTTCATATTTCGAGATTTTTCATAACCATCCAAGGTGACTTTTCTCCATTTTCAAtgctttttttctcttttcttttttgtcttttcattttatttgttttacttctttcttgatattgtttaatttatttaatttttataaatatgtttaaattaaatttataattgacatgtataattaattttattaataataatgctGATATAATAACTTATTCTgttattatgaattaatatgaaaaaccataattttttagaaaatatgaataatcatgattatatttgcttaaatctctttttattagtaattatattgacatcctaaattatttattagaattattaattagtcttaaaaaatattaattaattagctaataataaaataagctaatttttttcaatcttGTATACTTATACTTCTACTTTTAATCtataattatagttattttttaaaattaaaaatattatttgatgatttaaaatcaattaatttatatcaacttcttttgaatatatatataaggcataacaaaagtgaagaaaagaaagaaagaaaatatatatttaaactaattatcaatatttttaaaaaaattgataacataagtgtaatataaaaaatttaattgataataaatatattaaagagGGTGGGtgggtaaatttaattaaatttcaatggcttaaaattaatttaataacttaatgtcataaaaataaattaacaaataaaaattaattttgattaattttatactttataattgcACAAAAAAGTATAACACATCCCATCCTATTTTCATTCCATACATGGTCAAACAGTCATTTGATCCATAGACATCTTATTTCCAAAATTATTAATGACAAATCAAAATGGATAGTATAAAATGTAATTTGATCAGAAAGGTCGATTacaattattttccttttacttCTGAGAAAATGTTACTAAATACTAATAAATGTTTGCTTCACAATATTTTAGGAATTTTTCAtgatttttcgttttttttttttttttaatactactttggtcctatatatatatatatatatatatatatatatatatatatatttttcagttTAGGAATTTTTCCTGATTCTTTCTTGAgaagaaaagatttttttttatttcaatactACTTTGgtcctaatattttttttcagtcTATTTTGAATATGGtagtttcaaaatgttcattttagtctttatcctttcaattttgattcattttggttCTCTACTTTAAAAAGTATTCTATTTCgtcaattcattttcatttcatttttaaacccaaaactctaatttaattaaattggcttccataaaaataaaattaaataaaaattaataataatattatttaatattaaaaaaaaattgaaaaatgaaaaatgaaaaagcaGGGTTAAAAAGCACGTACCGAAATCAATCTGGCTCCGATCCAAACGCGTTTGGGAGAAGGAAATGGGATCAGCAATCGACCAACACCGTATATTGCCACCGCAAAGAAATGGAGAACCAAGCTCAAGGGGCGAGGGTTCAACCCAGAGAGTAACGAAACTGGTCCATTCGAGAAGACTCCACCAAGGCTTAAATAATCGAAGCAAGCCTGACGCATTTCCTTTCTAGCCTGATCTGGTGATGCACAAAAGACCTTGTATAGGGCACCTGCCAACGTGTTTATTGTCGAAGCCACTGGCTGCAATTACACAAATCAAACAAATTCATCGTGTATAGTTTCGTGTGTTTGAGATTGCTATGGCTACCTTTCTTTTAAGTACCTTTTGAAGTATTAGATTACAGGAGATTGTAGTTTTGATATCCGTGAATGTCGGTCGTACTAGTTTCTAATTTATGCTCATTTCTTATACAAACATCTATTTGGTTGTACTACCCTTGGTTGTCAAGATAATTCATAGGATATCAAATTCCAAACAAGTAACAACCATAATTGAACTCGATCTAACTACTCTTTATGACTTGTACAACCATTGGTTATCTAGAAATAATTTCAAAGTGATTAAATGAAAAACTTCCAAGTAtgtaataagaaaaatatacatATTTGTTATATGTAGAATCACTTTTGAAAACGTTGGTAAAATCAACCTATGAATGACCGTAAAAGTTTTTCATTAAATGTACTTTCCTAACAAAAGTGGCCAAATGCATATTTAAAAGCCTTTTTCCAAAaagtatgttttaaaaaaaatgtttgaactAGAAGGTAAGCCTGGGGGATtaccatatttatatccaaGAAAAAGGAGACAAAAAAGCAGATAAAACTGAATACCTACCTTACGTAAAGTGTAGAATGCTTCAAGATACTTGCAGAGAGTGGGCGCATCATTCAGATCACGCAGAGGCTTGAGAAGATCTCTAAGAACAACAATGTCAGACAATGCAACGGTCATTCCTCCGCCAGTTAGAGGGTGACGCATATTGAATGCATCGCCCATCAATAGGGCTCCGGGGGTAGGATATGGATCTGCTGGCATACTTCTATTTGGCATTGTTCTGATGTTGCCCTTATCAATAGCAGCTATGAAAGAATCATAAAGTTGAGGAGGAATCTGTGTATGAAAAACTTATACGGTCATTAAGTAGGTACGAAGttaatcaaattgaaatagatGGGTGAAGAAAAATCACAGATGAGATTGTGGGAAAAGAATAGAGAGTATATTCGCACCTGAGGAGCAACAACATTCTTCAAATAATTAGCCATTTCACCGTTTGAAATGGAGGGAACTTTCTGACCAGGCACATCCACCAGACAACGGATCTCTGTACTGCTAATGGGATAGAACAAAATGGGAGAGGGATCTGCTAGGATCACATGTCCATGATTTGCATAAGGAAGGTCACAATTCTCAAGTATGAGGCCAACAAAACAAGAGGGAACATCAACCTGGAAAAGATTCAAGTATTTGAAATCTTCTCAGCATATGGAAGAATATCTTAGTTCTTAACATGAATAAAACTAACTTGAGCGTAAAACTATTGGCAGTGAGTGAGTTGGATAAATATAATCTTCTCAGCAGAACGAGTATCTTCCGATATCAAGAATTGAAAGTTGTTCGCACCTTAGGGTTGCAAAGAGAACGTCGCAAATTTGAAAAACACCCATCACAAACAATAGTCAAAGGTGCATAAGCTGTCATCTCTTGGCCAGACTTGTTTTTGTATTGCACACCTTTAATTGTACCATTTTCCTCGAGCAGAGATGTGACCGTTCCCTGCTCCAAGCGCACTCTAGAAAAGTAGACGAATAAATTAGGAAAGGAGAATAAAATAACTCCTAGAATACTTGATAAAAAAAGACATTAGTataattatcaactcatttaAATCTCAACTCTCAACAATGGATGTACACACGAGCCTGTCTTATTACAAAATGATTCCCTAACATGACTGAATCCCAGGCATCTATATCACAACTCCAGCATTAAAGCATCTCTTGTTCAGAACCAAACACTATATAAGCCTCGTCTGTCAAATCCGGAGAAAAAGCATGGGCATGGCGCAACATGACAAAAAATATGAatgtttttaaagtttcattgcATATTGCATTACAGTAGGAATTACAATTAAATACGACgaagataataataaatgcaACGCAGGAGGATAAGCACAAGCATCAGTAGCTCTAGATACACTACAAAAACAACAATGATAAAACAGATAAAAGGGAATTACTTGGGTAGGGATGCGGCCTTCTCGCGCATCCTTTGAATGAAGCGTCCATTGTGAAAGCTCCTCCCAGACACATCCGAGTGAAATTTTTCCAAGGGGTAGGAGAGTCTAGTATCCTTTCCATCCTTAAAAAGAGCATAACCATACACTCGTTGGGCATCAATATCATCCACACAATCTGCATAAACAACAGTATATCAACAACCAATTCTAGTTTTCTCAAAGGCTCAGAAGAAAACCCTCGCCAAGAAACAACCATTGGGTATTTATGAAATAAACCAACCTTCAAGTCCCAACTCTGTTAACTTAAGATAGCCTCCCGGTTGTAATAATTCACCAACAATTCTGTCCGGTTCTGTCAAGTCTCTTTCAATCACATGTACCCGACGACCATCCTGTATTTCAAAAATCATTCAgcataaataaaatgactaAATGATTTGCTCATTCATTCTTCAAAAATTTCCAGAAAATACAGATGCTAACAGATCAACTATCAGCAAAGACTAAGGAGTGCCAAAAATAAAATCCAGCTGCTAGAGTGTACAACTACAAGAACGAATGTTAATTGGGAATGACGCGATAGAATTTTGTTTTCATGCAGGCACCAGATACATGAACATGTTTTTTGTCATATATATTTTCGTGACAGCTGGCCAACCAAAAAGTGGTACGACAAATGGCCAACTGTCAATTTTGGCACGACGATAAACTAGACTGTTTGCAGATAACAAGGCCATTTTCCTTTACTCTTGGCCTTGTTTTCCTTTAACCTCCACAATTGACAGCAAAATATTTTGTATTAATGAAAATCTTTGAGTTATCTCAAGACGTGCATAGGGCTCTGTATTTATAAGAAATGTTTTTGGAATGAAACGCTTTTCTTCCCATCACTTACTCAAAAGTTCCACCtcttttaaacttcaaaatacATAGACGTTCGAGAATTTGATTTCATTTCACCACGAATCAAGAAGTATTTGAGAAATctgaaacaaaattaaaaatcaacaaacaaacatGTACACGATGAGGCATTTCTATCAAAAGTGCTAACAAAAGGTGTTTCGTTCGAGAAGAAAATTTACTGTCCGGGAATCAAGCAAGCGAACTTTAGAAACTGGCTATGCGCAACCTCCGGATTAAAAGATAACGCCTCTCAGAAACATATCACTCTTAATAATTCTGAAATGCTTATCCGCGGAGTACAAACTCTAGATCATAAATGAAATAACAAAATAACTTTCTATTGAGAATATTTGATCTTCGGTACAAATAGATTTGAATTAGATTTCCACATAGTTCCAGTGCATGATTCGGAATCTGGTTGAGTTTCGAAAGAAATAATCAAATCAAAGTACATTTATTATGTAATTTCATACGCAATAAGAGAGCATAAAATGGATACACTTACTTAACAACGTACCGCCCTAGCTTCCTTTACGAACGACAATGGCTAATTATAAGTTATAACGCGGAAATGTCATCTAGAAAGAGAATCTGAGTGCCAATTGAACATAGAACACACAATACATAAGCAAATCATGacggaatttagtttctaaaattttaaatcactCGAATGCGATTTTCCACATTAACATTTCTCAAGTGAAACAATCAGAAATGTCCAACCGTTCAACACGCAAAATTTCAACAAGAGAGAGCGCTTTGTTTGAGAATAACGTAGAGGACAAAAATCATAATTATAAGATTACCTTGGCGAGAGTATAGGCAAGAGCGGATCCGGCGACTCCGGCTCCGACAATGATAATGTCGCCGTCGCTGTTACTCGATTTGCATTCTCCATTCGTGATGGCGATATTCTTTAGGCTCTCACGCCTCCGTTCATTCGAAACTCCGCAGTTTTTcttgatgaagaagaaataTAGAGCCGCGGCTCCGAGAACTGAGGCCAAGATCCAGCCTAACGCGCACTGATTCACCATTTTTTCCGAGTACAGAAGCAGTGATCTCACAGAGACCGCCAATGCGACGACGACAACGACGATAACTCTCCCTCCTGTGGCCTCCGAGTTTCctccctctctctcttctctctctctcttcgtCTATTGAATACAAAACCCCTCTGCGCGTATCTCTCTCCGCTGGCAAAACTTTACGCCAACGACCAAGTTGCTTAACGGAACCCCATAAACTCACCAGGAAAGTGGACCCTTTTTATAGGcatctaaaagaaaaagaaatatatatagcaTTAATATTCACGGGCCACGGggctttataaaattaaaataatatgtgTCTTCAGTATTAACCTGCACGATTTGACGCTAACGTGCGCCGCTCTGCCAGCACTATGACACCTAATTTCCTAATATATCCCTTTCCAATTTCATCTCTCTAAAAgtcatttttttcaaatgtattgAATTGCAATAAATTTAAGAGGACCTCTTAGCCCAAGTTCGGACAGTCAAAATACAAACATATCCAAAGAAAATACTTTACATTTCCACgaattcttatttatttttagaaaattaaatttcatgttTGAACAAATAAAGTATTGTCCAAATAAGCTTAAATATTCTCTCCATCAAAGGTTTGATTCGTCCCTATAAATAttgttctaaattttttttctcataaattcctcaatttaaaagtatttaataagttatttataagaaaattatttcaatggtaaaattgtttaaaatatttataagatatatcGTCGGGATTATATATTTAaccatcaaaattagtttttttattctttatttaaatatgtttttctttttttccgaATGTcatatttgtttgaattttacaaacatcattcaaattaatataaaaatttaatgcTACATCCCTTAACAAGAACTCAACATCCATAGTGTAGAAGAGATGTACAAGTGTGAGTT
This region includes:
- the LOC120087280 gene encoding squalene monooxygenase SE1-like: MVNQCALGWILASVLGAAALYFFFIKKNCGVSNERRRESLKNIAITNGECKSSNSDGDIIIVGAGVAGSALAYTLAKDGRRVHVIERDLTEPDRIVGELLQPGGYLKLTELGLEDCVDDIDAQRVYGYALFKDGKDTRLSYPLEKFHSDVSGRSFHNGRFIQRMREKAASLPKVRLEQGTVTSLLEENGTIKGVQYKNKSGQEMTAYAPLTIVCDGCFSNLRRSLCNPKVDVPSCFVGLILENCDLPYANHGHVILADPSPILFYPISSTEIRCLVDVPGQKVPSISNGEMANYLKNVVAPQIPPQLYDSFIAAIDKGNIRTMPNRSMPADPYPTPGALLMGDAFNMRHPLTGGGMTVALSDIVVLRDLLKPLRDLNDAPTLCKYLEAFYTLRKPVASTINTLAGALYKVFCASPDQARKEMRQACFDYLSLGGVFSNGPVSLLSGLNPRPLSLVLHFFAVAIYGVGRLLIPFPSPKRVWIGARLISGASAIIFPIIKAEGVRQMFFPKTVAAYYRAPPVVRAR